The nucleotide window cacctataatcctagcaatctaggaggttgaggcaagaagatcacttgaggtcaacctgagcaagatcttatctcaagaaaaaaaaatagaaaaattagctgagcatggtccCAATTTCTTAGGAGGcagagaaaaaaggatttcttgagcccaggactctgaggtttcggtgagctatggtgatgccactgcacattAGCTGGGGCAGTGGAGTTAGATTTTTTTCTCAATCAATAAATCAATCACTTCATCTGAGGGTTATTGCTTATCTGATTTCACTTTGAATACTTAAGTTTTTAATTGACAAAGCCCttcctttgtattttattcttttaagtggCCTAAATTTTCTGTGGTTTCCTAAAGGATTTGAGACTGCTTATAGTAAGATAAAGTTAATGATGCACATCATAGGAACTGTAATGTTGAGATTACAATTATATAATCTAATATGAGTGTACAGTTCTATAGTTAGGcaatacatttttaacttttagttTCCTGGAAGTAGgcaaaaaagaaagtattctgACTCTGTAGTTCTTGTAATTTTACAAAAGGACACATACCTCTTTGTTTAAAGAAACACTTTTCTGATTCTGAACTTTGAGAAGAAATTTGTTTCACGGCCCCTTTTATGCAATTTATACTTTTCTGactgtttcttgttttgttgttttttgtctaCCCAACTAAATTATAAGCTACCTTAGAACAGACTCCATTTTTCAATACTATTTTTGTTCTGTCTCTGCCTAGAAAACATTACTTATTATTATggtcaaaatgaaaattaagcaaCAATCGCAACACAGTCACATTTCATGGATTAATGTTGCTGCTGCTTTTCAAAGACTTTGAGTAGTTGAATTAATAATACTTTCATCCCTCTTATCAGGAAGTCTTCTCTGATAGACTTCAAAAGATTGTAACTTATTTCTATGTGTGTAGCTTTACTGAGCACTGTTGTCTTACAGCCCATACTTTCTAGCTGAATACATAGCATGATGAATGGGaaatttttttgaacttttgttttatgaaagttaaatcttttaaaatatggcCTGTAGCTTTCAACcaccctttttcctttctcttaggCCAGGTTATCAAGGCATGGGACCTTGGAGTGGCGACCATGAAGAAAGGAGAGATCTGCCATTTACTGTGCAAACCAGAATATGCATATGGCTCAGCTGGCAATCTCCCTAAAATTCCTTCAAATGCAACTCTCTTTTTTGAGGCAAGTATGTGTGTGATGTTGCCTTGTCAGCATCTGCTCTACAATAGGAATGGCTTTGAAGCAATAGGCAGTGGAAAAGAGCCAAGCTTGCTATTTAGAATCAGATCCAACTTAATTGTTCTGGAGCTTGGCTTCGTAAATTGGTTCCCATAAACGTAAGGAGTGTATACCACTGCTTTCTTAGAAATGTGTCTCCAGCACAAAAAGATCAtttccaaataaacaaaagacaCAAACTAGACTTACAAATAAAGGTTCTGGTTAGTGGTGTGAGTGTGAAATACTCGAAACTGACTAAAAGACAGGATGGAAATGTTGGAGATCAATGTTGAACTATGCCTATTCCAAGTTGCAAGGTATTTTCCTGTTGTAAATGTTTAAATGTCACATTCTCATTCCTTCATAGAAGCTATCAGTAGTGATGGTGTTATTCATCCTGTGTTGAATTATAAAATAGGCAAAACTTGGATTTTTAAGAACCACCCTAATTAGGTAAAATATACCTTTAGTCAGCTGTAGGCTAGATTCACAGGAGTTATTCTTATATTTTAAGAAGGGAACACCGTAAATCTGGGATGGGAAAAAGGTAGTCTCAGCATCAAGACAAAATGATTCTGCACCAGCACCTTGCAGCTCTGGCTTTTTGCCCACAAGGCAATTTCTCTAGCATTTCCTGTCTTTGGATtatcattaaattaaattatttccaagtaTTGAAAAGTAGTGctcttttttcctacttttctaaTAACTAAAAATGCATaggtaggctgggcacagtggctcacacctataatcctagcactcagggaggctgaggtaggtggattgcctgagctcatggatttgagaccagcctgagcaagagtgagaccctgtctctaacaggcattgtggcgggcacctgtagtcccagctacttgggagggtgaggcaagagaattgcttgagcccaagagtttgaggttgctgtgagcgatggcgccccggcactctaccaagggtaacaaagtgagactctggctcaaataaataaataaataaatagaaataaaatacatagataaatacatttttctaaaaagacagagtttcattttgtaaaatgaaataattggcAAAAAGAGTTGCccctcgggtggcacctgtagctcaaaggagtagggtgccagccccatgtacagaggtggcaggttcaaacccggccctggccaaaaactgaaaaaaaaaaaaagaggtgccCTTGCCTTTACATATGTTAAATTGGCTTATTTGGCCTTTTTCAGCcgaattccttttttctttctagattgAGCTTCTTGATTTCAAAGGAGAGGATTTATTAGAAGATGGAGGCATTATCCGAAGAATAAAACGGAAAGGAGAGGGATACTCAAACCCAAATGAAGGAGCAACAGTAGAAGGTGAGTCTGCTGTGAAAGGGAACTAGTCCTTAAAAGCTGGGTTCCATTTCTGTGAATGAAAtggagattgaaaaaaaaatctatgtatagaaaatacatatattgaTTATATCTTAAGAATAGTTTTAGATTCAACATTTATCTAATAATGGCTTGAAATATTAATTCAATATACATGTGCCCGGCACCCTACTGGCCtctacaaactaaaaaataaatagaaggtaATCCTAGCCAGACTTGGTGACTCACACTTTtattctcagcactttgggaggctgaggtgggaggatcaagtgaggccaggagttcaagaccagcctaaggaactTATAGAAAGAcattgtctctaccaaaaaaaaaaaagattagccatgtgtagtggtacacacctgtagtcccagttactcaggatcacttgagcccaggagtttgagcttgccgtgagctatgatgacaccactgcactctagcctgagcaacagagtgagaccttgtctctaaaacaaaaagtaattcCGTTCATCAAGGAATTCTCAGCCTGTAGACTCTTCAGAGTGCCAACAACTGTATTAGTTACCTCATATAtgcatttattcctcacagtaaCCTTAGGAAGTAAGATTTATTAACCCCAGGTAAGAAAAGTGAATTCAAAGATGTCATCTCTGATAATTACAAAGTTACTAGGTGGGTTTGGCACTGGTAACGCAgttgttatggtgccagccacatacaccaaggttggcgggttcaaacccagacccgggccagctaaacagcaatgacaactgcaagaaaaaatagctgggcattgtggcaggcgcctgtagttccaactacttgggaggctgaggcaagaatcgcttaagcccaagagtttgaggttgctgtgagctgtgacgccttggcactctaccaagggcaacgtagtgagactctgtctcaaaaaaaaaaaaaaaaacaacaaagttacTATGCAGAGCAGTAGATGATTATAATCCCTttcagaactttctttttttttttttttttttttgtggtttttggccggggctgggtttgaacctgctacctccggcatatggggccggcgccctactcctttgagccacaggtgccgccccctttcaGAACTTTCAATCTGTCAtcaggataaaagaaaaataattcatcctTTAGATCAAATTTGGGTAATATTCATTCTATTCTTTATCTATTCAAGTACTGCTACGCCGGTTATTGAGTAACCTGAAGCTATTCCACTTCTTCATTTCCTAAGTATGAGTAAGATCACCTCTGAGGAATAACATTACTCATCCACCCTCACAGAGCACACTGAATATACCATTATGTGTACTACTTGTCACTTTGTATTCTAATCAACATTTGCCAATTTCTCCTAGTAGATAGTGAATGTTTGGGGACCAGaatctttcttcatctttttgttttcagcATCACCTACAGTGCCTTACACACATTTGGTATTTTATAAAGACTTGACATGATAAGTGTTTGAAAGGCACTATTGTTAAACTGAAGTCCTTTAATAGAGAGTTGTGAGGCCaagtgtggctcatgcctgtaaccctagcactctgggagaacaagttgggaggattacttgagctcaggagtttgagaccagcctgagcaagagcaagaccagttcctactaaaaatagaaaaattagttagacatcgtggtacacacctgtagtcccagctacttgggaggctgaggcaagaggattgcttgagcccaagagtttgaggtgactgtgaacgatgacaccatagtactctacccagggtgacaaagtgagactctgtctctaaataaataaataggccgggcacagtggctctaacctataatcccagcctctgggaggctgaggcaggtggattgtttgactcacaggttcgagaccagcttgagccagagcgagaccctgtctctaaaaaatagccaggtgttgtgggtgcttatagtcccaactacttgggaggctgaggcaagagaataacttgagcccaagagttcgaggttgctgtgagctatgacactacagcactctaccaagagtgacaaagtgagactgtctcttaaaaaaaaaataattagtctctgtgcctgtagctcagcggctagggcaccagccacatactctagagttggcaggttcaaatccagcccaggcctgccaaacaacaatgacaactacaaccaacaaatagctgagcgttgtggcaggcgcctgtagtcccagctacttgggagactgaagcaagagaatggcttaagcccaagagtttgaggttgctatgagcgtgatgccacggcactctactcctagtgatatagtgagactgtctcaaaaataaataaataaataaataaaaattaattaaataaataataaagagtaCAAAAGCCAGATGAAGTGttgggctcctgtaatcccagcttcttggaaggccaAGCTGGGAAGATCACGTGACCAGGGAATACACTATGATTACACCtgtaaatagccactgcactccccagcatgggtaacatagcaagaccctgtctctttaaaaaaaaagaaaaaaaatagtagggtTGGGAGTATGTGGTGACTCAGGTCTGTAATTCCAgctctttgagaggctgagatgtgaagatcacttgaggcaagaagtttgagaccaagctgaagaacaaagaaagaccccatcactacaaaaaattttaaaaaatagccaggtatggtggcacatgcctgtagtcccagctacttgggagggaggctaagtcaggaggatcactcaagtaCGTCAGTTCAAGGTCTCAAGGAGCATCATCATGCCACATAGCACACTACAGCCAGTGTGACATAGTAAGGCCCTGtttctaaacaaaaagaaaaaggaaagaaaggaagaaagaaaagaaaggagaggagaggaggaaggaaggaaagaaaaaaaaaggagccaaAAAAAGTTCATTTGAAACAGTAAACTTAGAGTAGTTGAATGTCTTATTTTTAACTTACATACTTGTACTACTTTAGAcccatattttatttacataggtCCAGCAAATTATTATagttaaattcattatttttgcaAGCAGTTATAAATATTACTACTGTGTTGTTGCAGTTGAAGTGTTTAAGATTATTGTCATTCAGGATaagtttttgaataaatgaagagCTTCGGTTTATGATGTCAGAGAAATAGCGCAGACCAGGAGTGGCAAGATAGGATTCCAGACTCAGCTCTGGCCTTAGCTGCATCTAACCAGACTAAAATCCATGgtagaattttaaatgtttatgaaaattaTAGCAATAATAGAAAATTACCTTCACTGTGTTAACAAGCATTTAAAAAGTTTGtctataatatgtattttaaatttttattatgaaaatttttaagcaTATATACAAAAGTTTATTCTTATGACACAGGAACTCCCTAGATTCAACAGTTTATATTTCTAAACTGGAGGGTTTTGtcaattaaattaagaaaaaattttcccAGTTATAAACAGTACCACAAAACTACCACTGTGAAGACAACTTTGAAGCAAGCTAAATTAAagattaaatttttgtttttagtaatattttcaGTGGTAGtatgtttctttatctttgttttgaaataatcttAGATATATGGAAAAGTATAAAACTAGTataaagagttctttatatactttGCCCAGTTTCCCCTACTGTTAATATCTTACCTAACCCcagtacatttgtcaaaatcaagaaattaactTTGATGTAATACCATTATCTACTCCACAGATCTAATTTGAATTTTACCAATTACCACACTAATGTCCCTTTCTGGTCCAAGCTCAAAATCAAATTCAGGATCTAGCGTTGTATATAGTTGTCAAGGCTCCTTGTCCTCCTGCCACTGTTAGttctttggtgttttgttttttatgactCCCATACTTTTGAGGGCAACTGGCCGTTTTGTAGACTACCCCTCCTTTGGGGATGCCTGATGTTTTAAATGATTAGATTGAGGTTGTGTACTTTGGGGAAAATACCCAAAGTGATGATATTCTTATTATCAAGAGACATTTCTCCACTCCCACTAGAGACTAGcctacataattaaaaaaataaataaacaaacaaaaagagataCATTGATATTGATGACTCCTACTGGTTCTCTTAACTAGACCACTGGGTTAAGGTAGAGTCTGCCATGTTTCAGTACTGCAAAATTACTATTGTCTCTTTGTAATTACAAAGTATCTAATCAGAAGACAGACGTTCTTGTTTTATATCACACTTTCAAGCATGCTCATTTTAGCATCCTGTAGTGATTTTTGCATGCAACAGCTGTTACTGCAGTATTTCACTAATGGTAATTTTTCTATGTCCACTGTTCCTTCTACATTTGTTAATTGGAATTCCACTGTGAGGAAGAGCTACCCCTTTTCCCCCTTGTGTTTATTCAGttatttatatcagtatgaaCTGGACCAATGGATAAGTTATTCAATACTACTTTTATGTTGTTGCTCACATTGTCCCAGATTTGACCATTGAAAACTCCTTTAAGTTGGCTTTtgtgttggctcagtgcccatagcacagtggttacagcaccagccacatacagccagGCTGATGAattggaacccagcccggccagctaaataacaatgacaatggaaaaatagttgggcattgtggcgggcgcctgtagtcccagctacttgggaggctgaggcaagagaatcgcttaagcccaagagtttgaggttgctgtgagctgtgaggccacagcattctaccaagggtgacatagtgagactctgtctcaaaaaaaaaaaaagttggccttTGTGTCCTTTcaacacacctttttttttttttttaaagcacttccttactttcttttttttttttttttttttgtagagacagagtctcactgtaccgccctggggtagagtgccgtggcgtcacacggctcacagcaacctctaactcttgggcttacgcgattctcttgcctcagcctcccgagcagctgggactacaggcgcccgccacaatgcccggctattttttggttgcagtttggccggggctgggtttgaacccgccaccctcggcatatggggctggcgccctactcactgagccacaggcgccgccacttcCTTACTTTCTTTACCACAAGATGCTCTAGGCTCATCTTAAAATTTCCCTGCCTCAGGCCTAGAATCAATCATTTCTCCAAGAAGCCCTGATTCCTTTTATTGGACAATGATATTTAGGAACTAAGATCTGGTTGCCAGGTGGTTTCCTACTATGAGACATCATTGCATCTGGAACCTCTTAGCAGACAGAGCTGGAAAATGTATGTACTCTGTATATAGTTCTGTATCAGGTTGTGTATATAGTAAGAACCATGAGTACATACTGACAGTTCATTTCCAATCCAGTGCCATAGGGTTCTTCTCCCTGTGCTCATTTGAAACGTCTGATTCTTTAATAGTGAGAAACCTGGCTCTCATTATCCACAATATGTTACTTATTTGTTCAGTCCTAGTATTAATACATACGTAAAGTGGTTTTCGAATTGCTAACCCATATCTCTGTGGAGAACAGACTTCCTAAATAGGAAATGATGTGTGTATCATTTCTTTGTCATCACTCTTCTTTTCCCACTTAGGTCAATTCTTCTTCCTCACTTCCTTCAGTGTAATTGTGTTATTCAGTCATAACACAGTTGGGTTCATTTGTTACCATTTGTATTCCATTTTGGACTCCCCATTTGTTTTGGGGGGTATGTGAAACATTACAATAACTCTAAACTGTGCAAAAAGGGTATTCTCAGGGGTAATATTCTGCCCTTATTCCTACTAACCAGCCCCCATTTCACCATTATTTCTACTCTGCTCCAGTCTAATCACTTACATTAGTTCCTGGTTTTTCTtcctatattttgttattttttcctttgcagaAAGTACCagatatatgactttttaaaacctCTTTCTTCTATCCCCTTCTCTTTTTCCTAAGGCCTAGCATACTATGgatggacttttaaaaatgtgtttgaataatctcttatataattttatttttttctgtgtctattgagaaaGAGCCATGACTAATCTTTTGTCTCTCATCTTGTTAGAAAGTACTGTCCTGAGAAATTTTAGAATACatggtttatttttactttttctcctaAAAGCCCTTTTTGGTTTTGTGGAACAAatcaattttatagaaattaattGTTAATTAATTGTTAATTGTTAAATATCTTCATTTATCAAGGTTAAAATGTCCtgctttccctcttttttttttttagagacagaatctcactttgttgccctcagtagagtgctgtagcatcacagctcacagcaaccttcacgACATGCTACTTGTTTGTTCAATCCTGgtattaatatatatgtaaagtGGTTTTTGAATTGCTAACCCGTATCTCTGTGGAGAACAGACTTCCTAAGTAGGAAATGATgtatgtatcatttctttgtcaTCACTCTTCTTTTCCCAAGCTCTTgagcctaggcgattctcttgcctcagcctcccaagtagctgggactataggcatctgccacaacgcccggctatttttttgttgcaatttggctggggtcgggtttgaacctgtgttaagacatttatactctacatttactaagtttcacatgtacccttgtaagatgcaccgcaggtgtaatcctgccaatcaccttccctccgcccatcctcccctccctcttctccctctcccccttctccatattcttaggttataactgggttatggctttcatatgaaagccatgaattagtttcatagtaggactgagtacattggatactttttcttccattcttgagatactttactaagaagaatatgttccagctccatccatgtaaacatgaaagaggtaaagtctccatcttttcttatctttttcttacaTCCTACATCTAAGCCATCAGCAAATCCTCTTGGCTCTACTACAGTTGACCTAATTTGTCTCTAATAGCAATCTTCAAATTAACTATGTTTCTTCTTAATGGTGTTCTGAAAGAAATCATATTTctctaggtttttgtttttttgaagagtAACATTATGGCTGAATCAAAAAGACACTTTTGAATTAtgatcttttccttccttttcatatTTTGTCTTTGTAGAAGAGAGAACTTACATTAGTTTGACATACCTTATTCTTTATCAAAGAAATGTTGATTTTTACTCTTTATGTAAAGATTCTTATGCTTGCAAATCAATTTTTAGATTCTGTTCCACTGTACTTTTTCTCGCATCAATTACCGTTTCATTTTGGaatttcgttttttgtttttttttttgtagagacagagtctaactgtaccgccctcgggtagagtgccgtggcgtcacacggctcacagcaacctctaactcttgggcttacgcgattctcttgcctcagtctcccgagcagctgggactacaggcgcccgccacaacgtccggctattttttttgttgcagtttggccggggctgggtttgaacccgccaccctcggcatatggggccggcaccctactcactgagccacaggtgtcgccctcaTTTTGGATTTCTATTCAGTATTGTCCTTTCCATTAAAAAGAGTCACTGTGTTCTAAGGTGCTTTAAATGACATGATTATGGGGCTGATGCTTTAGTCATCATATTTAAGTTTAATTGACAGTCGTGGTGACATTGCTACTTTTAAGCTTTGCTTTCATAGAAAATCCAATCTGACATTAGGCTATAAATCACTACCATTTCCTCTTCCCCTACTCCCAATCTCTCACATCTTCTGATTTGTCAGCTTCAGTGGTTAGAAAAGGCCCATCAAAAATGCTGGCTATATGTAGTCCTCTTGTCTCTCTGTGCTTTCAGCCACATTTGAATGCAAAGAAAGCAGTtggcaatatttttaaatgtgaaaatttcAGCAGTGTGGTCGGTTAGAATacttccttcccttctcaccTTCTTTCCCTCTCCAAATTCCACTGAAATGTAGGGGGTGGGGAGATtttgaaaaaagaggaagaaatcagTGATAGTGCtggaaaatggaagaatataagaaATGGATCAGATACTGTGAAGAATTTCTGGAATATATAAAGTAGATAAAATTGGACTGATGAAAACTAGACTCAGCAAACCCGACCCCAAACAGGTGTAAAGACCTCTACAAAGGTACATACCGTTCTTCTCAAGAAGCTCAGGCAGAATTCCAAACTGACAAGTAAGTTGGAGCGAGGGAGCCAAAGCAGGctatgcagcaatcatctgagtTGTTATAAAACAGTATGGAACAGCTGGGCCAGGAAACCTCTAATGCAGTAGTTTTCTACTTTGGTTGAATTTAGAATTTCCTGGGGGTTATCACAAATTCTGATACCCAGGCCAGTTAAATAAGTATCTCAGATCTCAAAATATGAAACTCCAGGcacaagtttttcttttgttttttttttttttgagacagagtctcactctgttgccctgggtagagtgccatggcgtcacagctcacagcaacctcaaactcttgggcttaagcgattctcttgcctcagcctccaaagtagatgggacacaggtgcccaccacaacaccagctattttatttttggttgcagttgtcattgttgtttaactggcctcggccggttccaacccaccagcctcagtgcatgtggctggtgccctactcactgagctacaggcacaagtattttttaaaactgcccaggtgattctaattTGCAGTCAAGGACTGAAAACCACTTCTCTAGGGTCTAGCTGTGACTTGCTTACAAGCTGAAACCCGTAAGGctactttctaaaataaaataggaaccTGCCTTACATGACTCTGAGTGTTAGGACTGAGACTAGAGAATGAGAATGTAATGTATCTTTAAACttttaaacagattaaaaaaaaaaaaaagacagagtctcactttgtcaccctcagtagagtgtgtggtgtcacagctcacagcaacccccagctcttgggcttaggcgattctcttgcctcagcctcccaagtagctgggactacaggcacccgccacaacgcccggctattttttgttacagttgtcaatGCTGTTTTTtaactggccagggctgggtttgaacccgccaccctcggtatatggggccagcaccctactcactgagccaccagcCACCTCAAAACAGATTTAAAGAGGGAGAAGTGAAAAGACAGTTTTTTACAACAATAAATGATGCTAAAGTGTTCTCCTGAATTAAAACTTCTTCATATATCAGCAGGGTGTCCTAACCTTCCTGTGCACATCATGCTTAGCTTGTAActgtgctcagtgagtatttGTAGATCCCCATAGTCAGCCCTCCCTCTGGGAAGAGGCCTGCTACAGAAGCATATCCAACTGCTTAGGAAATGGTGCCAGCTAGCGATAATCATTTGATCATTCTGAAACCTTCCTTTATGGCCAGATGACAAAGAATCATCGGCAAATGCCATAAGAAGAAAAGCACTAAAATGGactaacagaagaaaaagaagagaactttaaaaatactagttGACTATCTTCAGAGATAGTTAACAGGATATTAAATTCATAAATAGAAACCCAACTTTCctgaaaaaggaaagggaaaacaaGAAAGTGTCTGGAAATTAAGAATATGATTATCAAAATGGAAACTCAggtttggtgcccgtagcacagtgcttacgacgcaagccacatacactgaagatggcaggttcaaacccggccccggccagctaaccaacaatgacaactgcagcaacaaaaaaaaagccaggagatTTGTAAACCCCGGAGCGAGGTTCTGCCTACCCGAGGCTGCTGCTGTGCGGAGACCGTCGGGTGAAGCCACCGTCATCATGTCTGACCAGGAGGCAAAACCTTCAACCGAAGACTTGGGGGATAAGAAGGAAGGAGAATACATTAAACTCAAAGTCATTGGACAGGATAGCAGTGAGATTCACTTCAAAGTGAAAATGACAACACATCTCAAGAAACTCAAAGAATCATACTGTCAAAGACAGGGAGTTCCAATGAATTCACTCAGGTTTCTCTTTGAAGGACAGAGAATTGCTGATAATCATAATCCAAAAGAACTGGGAATGGTGGAAGATGTGATTGAAGTTTATCAGGAACAAACGGGGGGTCATTCAACAGTTtagatattcttttattttttcttttccctcaatccttttttatttttaaaaaatagttcttttgtaATGTGGTGTTCAAAACAATTGAAAACTGGCacctcatctctttaaaacaTCTGGTAATTTGAATTCTAGTGCTCATTAttcattattgtttgttttcattgtgcTGATTTTTGGTGATCAAGCCTCAGTCCCCTTCATATTGCcccctccttttaaaaaattccatgtgTGCACAGAGAGGCCACCGTTTTCTGGACTGTGCATTTTCAGGCTTGTGGTGATAAATAAGATCAACCAATGCAAGAAGTACTCATAATGACTTTCCATTTGGCCGTGAAGTTGTAGCATGTGAATGCTTCACTCCTGGACTGTGACTTTCAGTGGAGATGGAAGTTTTTCAGAGAACTGAACTGTAGAAAAATGACCTTTCCTTAACTTGAAGCTACTTTTTAAATCTGAGGGTTTGGACCAAAAGAAGAGGAATATCAAGTTGGAGTCAAGATTACAGATAAGGTGAGAATAATGACTAATTCCAAAGATGGCTTCATTGAAGAGAAggcattttaagatttttaaaaaatcttgttgGAAGATCCCAGAAAAGTTCTAATTTTCATTAGCAAATAATAAAGTTATTCATGCAGAAGTGTATACAACAGAACACTGCTCTTCTTggttttatttgtactttttggcCTGGGATATGGGTTTTAAATGGATATTGTCTGTACCAgcttcattaaaataaacaatatttgtaaaaaaaaaaaaaaaaaaagccagaagttACATACAGTAACAGTTAAATAcaggcaggctcctgtagtccc belongs to Nycticebus coucang isolate mNycCou1 chromosome 9, mNycCou1.pri, whole genome shotgun sequence and includes:
- the LOC128594861 gene encoding small ubiquitin-related modifier 1-like, which produces MSDQEAKPSTEDLGDKKEGEYIKLKVIGQDSSEIHFKVKMTTHLKKLKESYCQRQGVPMNSLRFLFEGQRIADNHNPKELGMVEDVIEVYQEQTGGHSTV